A stretch of the Papaver somniferum cultivar HN1 chromosome 6, ASM357369v1, whole genome shotgun sequence genome encodes the following:
- the LOC113291397 gene encoding vicilin-like seed storage protein At2g18540: MSFGSCGGGARQGSGGGRQGSSGGTQMSRNRELKEKKPEPPKKMDTDTKTVAEGSKQKPAKKREEKAIRADETHSDESEEETLEDEISKPKSAKKREEEASKRAIASEIKRLAELEAKELEKAAKKSVVTKVTEAELQKRREAEESKTKKKQNRTAAEEEYERMVLVRNTNRDETVIQANSIEDAIATIGFTNKRRNAASNSVSCY, encoded by the exons ATGTCGTTCGGTTcatgtggtggtggtgctagacaGGGGAGCGGTGGTGGAAGACAGGGAAGCAGTGGTGGAACACAGATGAGTAGGAATAGAGAGCTCAAGGAGAAGAAACCAGAGCCGCCGAAGAAGATGGATACCGACACCAAAACTGTAGCAGAAGGATCCAAACAAAAACCAGCAAAGAAGCGAGAAGAAAAAGCAATCAGGGCTGATGAAACCCATAGTGATGAATCAGAAGAAGAAACCCTTGAGGATGAAATATCAAAACctaaatcagcaaagaaaagagaagaagaagcatCGAAAAGGGCTATTgctt CTGAAATCAAAAGATTAGCAGAGTTGGAAGCAAAAGAATTAGAAAAAGCTGCAAAAAAATCTGTCGTCACCAAAGTAACCGAAGCTGAATTACAGAAACGTCGTGAAGCGGAAGAAAGTAAgacaaagaagaaacaaaatcgtactgctgctgaagaagaatacGAAAGGATGGTTCTTGTTAGGAATACGAATCGTGATGAGACTGTTATTCAAGCAAATTCCATTGAAGATGCTATTGCTAcaatcggttttactaataaacgACGCAATGCTGCTTCCAATTCTGTTTCATGCTATTAg
- the LOC113289065 gene encoding probable transmembrane ascorbate ferrireductase 4: protein METSIKATASPSPSASNLIVIARLSGLLVAVLVLVWGLSFRSNFLSHTSPTHTHIYSVLHYLVMVIGFVLISGEAILVHKWCPGSRNLKKLVHLTMQGVALASGIFGIWANFHLQKGVLSNFYSLHSWMGLICISLFAAQWLMGLFSFWHQGEERTTRIRVLPGNVFLGLYIYALAIATAETGLLEKLTFLEAKNKVLKHSLESVVVNSLGLGLALVSGIVILTAVSPGNQSIPTKIVYSSTDKRPSS from the exons ATGGAGACCTCAATCAAGGCTACTGCATCTCCATCTCCATCAGCATCAAATTTGATTGTAATTGCTAGATTATCTGGTCTTCTAGTTGCAGTGCTAGTTCTTGTTTGGGGTCTTTCCTTTCGATCAAACTTCCTCTCTCACACCTCACCAACTCACACTCACATCTACTCT GTTCTTCATTATCTTGTAATGGTGATAGGTTTTGTACTCATCAGCGGAGAAG caATATTGGTGCATAAATGGTGTCCAGGGTCGAGGAATTTGAAGAAATTGGTACATCTAACTATGCAGGGAGTTGCTTTGGCATCTGGCATTTTCGGAATTTGGGCAAACTTTCATTTGCAAAAAGGAGTTTTATCTAATTTCTACAGTTTACATTCTTGGATGGGTTTGATCTGTATCTCCTTGTTTGCTGCTCAG TGGTTAATGGGGTTATTTAGCTTTTGGCATCAAGGAGAGGAGCGCACCACAAGGATAAGGGTGTTACCAGGGAATGTGTTCCTTGGGCTCTATATATATGCATTAGCCATTGCAACGGCCGAGACAGGTCTACTTGAAAAGCTCACATTCTTAGAAGCAAAGAACAAAGTTCTGAAACATTCTCTGGAGTCGGTAGTGGTCAATAGTTTAGGACTAGGATTAGCTTTAGTTAGTGGTATTGTAATACTGACTGCTGTTTCTCCAGGGAATCAAAGCATTCCGACTAAAATCGTATATTCAAGTACCGACAAGCGGCCATCTTCATAA
- the LOC113291398 gene encoding Werner Syndrome-like exonuclease encodes MAGAVNKPKNGNAMSNTSSSNKNGTTSTSSADVTHTESVVDQWIEDVYNDYADKLDNGNLVVGLDIEWARHNKVDVLQLCFAHRCLIYQFFDNEVPESLITFLNDDGIIFVRAGIDEAAHKLLVDYGLNVARTQDLGRLADCKLGTQGLYQLDLNSLVNIVLGQHLHLQPKFRRISFSRWDRDTLKNEQVEYACLDAYASFKLGLYLFQKNKEFQEVSSRN; translated from the exons ATGGCCGGAGCAGTCAACAAGCCCAAGAATGGCAATGCCATGAGCAACACTAGTAGCAGCAACAAGAACGGCACTACCAGTACCAGCAGTGCTGATG TAACTCACACAGAATCTGTTGTCGATCAATGGATTGAAGATGTATATAACGATTACGCCGATAAACTCGACAACGGCAATCTAGTTGTGGGTCTCGACATCGAATGGGCACGGCATAACAAAGTCGACGTGTTGCAATTATGTTTTGCACATCGTTGTTTAATATATCAGTTCTTTGATAATGAAGTCCCTGAATCTCTTATCACTTTTCTTAACGACGACGGAATCATATTCGTCAGAGCTGGGATCGATGAAGCTGCACACAAGCTTTTAGTTGATTATGGGTTGAATGTTGCAAGAACTCAAGATCTTGGAAGGTTGGCTGATTGTAAGCTTGGTACACAAGGACTTTATCAACTCGATTTGAATTCTTTGGTGAATATTGTGCTAGGCCAACATCTGCATCTTCAACCCAAGTTTAGAAGGATTAGCTTCAGTAGATGGGACAGGGATACTCTAAAGAACGAGCAGGTTGAATACGCTTGTTTAGATGCTTATGCTTCGTTTAAACTCGGTCTTTATTTGTTTCAAAAGAATAAAGAATTCCAAGAAGTTTCCTCCAGAAACTAA